A single region of the Plutella xylostella chromosome 28, ilPluXylo3.1, whole genome shotgun sequence genome encodes:
- the LOC105389421 gene encoding chymotrypsin-2, giving the protein MLYLNLDSTLSELFSASTPAARADWERIVGGSKAANGSVPYQVSLRYWGVWHFCGGSIVTPRVLLTAAHCVERARPEFIQAVVGTNQLRSGGKAYKIRKIVYHEAYDNDLIVNDIAILFTEDEIEFSSTVDAVELNDEPVEKGEDLYLTGWGTTSYPGRLPNDLMQLDLKAITYEECKEAHKNINAVFETQICALTKEGEGACHGDSGGPLVRELRQVGVVSWGIPCARGKPDVYTKVEAYMGWIEKTLYDDDEDHLRDLYHIKRRNDKTYFTNRHRTLQH; this is encoded by the exons ATGCTGTATCTTAACCTCGACTCCa CCCTCTCCGAGCTCTTCAGCGCTTCAACACCAGCCGCGCGGGCCGACTGGGAGCGCATCGTGGGCGGCTCCAAGGCTGCCAACGGCTCTGTGCCGTACCAg GTGAGCCTGCGCTACTGGGGCGTGTGGCACTTCTGCGGAGGATCTATTGTGACACCGAGAGTGCTGTTGACGGCTGCGCATTGTGTAGAACG GGCGCGCCCAGAATTCATCCAAGCTGTGGTCGGAACCAACCAACTCCGCTCCGGAGGTAAAGCCTACAAGATCCGCAAGATCGTCTACCATGAAGCCTATGACAATGACCTGATAGTGAATGACATTGCCATCTTGTTTACTGAAGACGAGATCGAGTTTAGTAGCACGGTCGATGCTGTCGAACTGAATGATGAACCAGTTGAGAAGGGAGAGGATTTGTACTTGACTGGTTGGGGAACTACTTCG TACCCAGGACGGCTTCCCAACGACCTCATGCAGTTGGACCTGAAAGCCATCACGTACGAAGAGTGCAAGGAAGCCCACAAGAATATCAACGCGGTGTTCGAGACTCAGATCTGTGCGCTCACTAAGGAAGGCGAGGGGGCTTGTCAT GGTGACTCCGGCGGCCCGCTGGTACGAGAGCTGAGGCAGGTCGGCGTCGTGTCCTGGGGGATCCCCTGCGCGAGGGGCAAGCCTGATGTCTACACCAAG GTGGAAGCCTACATGGGATGGATCGAGAAGACACTGtacgatgatgatgaagaccACTTGAGGGACTTGTACCACATCAAGCGAAGAAACGACAAGACATACTTTACTAACAGACACAGGACTTTGCAGCACTAA
- the LOC105389407 gene encoding vanin-like protein 2, producing MRGVFLNFVVTLLCFGVTFSEVGFYKAGVVVNLKNGPEVESFDRYIEEAGKMKLDILMLPSSQNEGQRSSIQKRDANHYDNMIKSISSSARSARVYVMAQLEESVRCNEQYEVFENNVVFDRDGRMVSVFRKPVNLINSCNTTLPEVAEFSTDFGASFQHVVEEDILRSSLVGGRNYIGAGRWEDELPFLTATQFLSSWASSAGVNLLFNSGLFSSSEVKVVSLDDGSSLYVAELLKEPKTGSPPHSLPYPAPSKISKHEDLSQYSMRPLDVEAAARGYRDTVCDEGFCCEFYVKIGEPSQAASNYSLAVFSGARHGARHSLGVQTCALLACSSRSCVVEPKTSTSSVFFEEIHVSANFSKQNTIQLPTSLASTILPLPQDSYTFESKTAVDNTITVTMNLEKPSQIITFGIFGRDFSNDISIVSSTQYSDNESDGIFNEDLIDYVWIRLRVLIFIVSIYILEML from the exons ATGCGgggtgtttttttaaattttgtggtTACGCTGTTATGTTTTGGAGTCACATTTTCTGaagtt gGGTTCTACAAAGCCGGTGTGGTGGTGAACCTGAAAAATGGACCTGAAGTGGAGAGCTTTGACCGTTACATTGAAGAAGCTGGCAAAATG AAACTGGATATTCTGATGCTGCCGTCTTCACAGAACGAGGGTCAGAGGTCCTCCATTCAGAAACGTGATGCTAATCATTATGACAAC ATGATAAAGTCCATCTCATCATCAGCTCGCTCAGCCAGGGTCTACGTGATGGCTCAACTGGAGGAGAGCGTTAGATGCAACGAACAGTACGAGGTGTTTGAGAACAATGTGGTGTTTGATAGAGATGGCAGGATGGTGTCTGT TTTCAGGAAGCCCGTCAACCTGATCAACAGTTGCAACACAACGCTGCCAGAGGTCGCTGAGTTCTCCACTGACTTCGGCGCCTCGTTCCAACATGTGGTTGAGGAGGACATCCTCAGGAGTAGCCTGGTTGGTGGGAGGAACTACATCGGAGCGGGAAGATGGGAGGATGAACTGCCGTTCCTGACTG CTACCCAGTTCCTCTCATCATGGGCTAGCTCTGCTGGTGTGAATCTTCTCTTCAACTCTGGACTCTTCAGCAGTAGCGAAGTTAAAGTAGTGTCGCTCGACGATGGAAGTAGTTTATATGTAGCTGAGCTGCTGAAAGAGCCCAAGACAG GCTCACCACCACATTCCCTTCCCTACCCCGCCCCCTCTAAGATCTCCAAGCACGAAGACCTGAGCCAGTACAGCATGAGGCCACTCGACGTGGAAGCAGCAGCGAGGGGGTACCGGGACACTGTGTGCGATGAGGGCTTCTGCTGCGAGTTCTATGTGAAGATTGGTG AGCCCTCCCAAGCTGCATCAAACTACTCACTCGCCGTGTTCAGCGGGGCTCGCCACGGCGCCCGACACAGCCTCGGGGTGCAGACCTGCGCACTGCTGGCGTGTAGCAGCCGCAGCTGTGTTGTTGA GCCGAAAACCTCCACCTCAAGTGTGTTTTTCGAAGAGATCCACGTGTCTGCAAACTTCTCGAAACAAAACACGATCCAGCTGCCAACGTCCCTAGCCTCAACCATCTTGCCACTTCCACAGGATTCCTACACTTTTGAAAGCAAAACCGCCGTCGATAATACCATCACTGTCACAATGAATCTTGAAAAACCCAGCCAAATAATCACTTTCGGTATCTTTGGAAGAGATTTTTCCAATGATATCAGCATTGTCTCATCAACTCAATACTCTGATAATGAAAGTGATGGCATATTCAATGAAGATCTCATCGATTACGTTTGGATCAGGTTGCGAGTACTAATTTTCATCGTCTCTATTTACATTTTAGAGATGTtgtaa